CAAAATGCCTTCAGGTGCCAAAAGCTTCACTGCATCGTCAATCAGCCGCACATGATCGCGCTGGATGTCGAGAATATCCAGCATTTTTTTGCTGTTGGAAAAGCTCGGCGGGTCCATCACAATCAGGTCGAACCGTTTGCCCTCCCGAATGCCTGTCTGAAGATATTGGAACACATCGGCTCGGATGATTTGATGCCGGGTTTCGTCTATGCCGTTCAATTCAAAATTGCGGCGCGCCCATTCCAGATAAGTGTTCGACAAATCAACGGTTTCGCTGCTCGCCGCGCCGCCCGTGGCCGCATAAACGGTGAAGCTGCCGGTGTAGGAAAACAGGTTTAAAAAGCACTTGCCTTGCGCAATGTCACCCACTTTTTTGCGCGTGTTGCGATGGTCGAGAAACAGGCCGGTGTCCAGATATTTTTCCAGATTCACCCAGAATTTGCGCCCGTTTTCGTGCACGATAAAATCCTCGCCCGCCTTACCGGTTTTCTCGTATTGCTGCGTACCTTTCTGCCGCTCGCGCCGCTTCAAGTGAATATGCGTTTCGGGAAATCCGGTTACAAAAGCCACCGCCTCCACCACTTCGGCCAGCCAGGCTTCATATTCTTCGGGCGGCATTTTCCAACCGGTATCGTATTCCTGCAGATGGATTCGTTCTCCGTACACATCAACCGCAAACGGGAATTGCGGAATATCGCGGTCATACATTCGCCACGCCTCAATGCCGTTACGCCGCGCCCATTTCAAATAATGCTTGATGTTTTTGCCCAAACGGTTGGAAAAAGATTGAATGTCGCTCATGAATCAAATGCCTGTCTGAAAATTCCGCTTATTCTACCCGATTGCGCCGCCGGCGGTGAAAACAGCATGCCCCGCGCTCCGCATTTGCAGCCATACCCTTTCACAATCGCCCGACGCGGCTTTATAATATCCCAATTTATTAATGCCGATACAGGAAAGCAGCATGTTGAAAATCAGCACCCGTTTTGATGCAGGCGCCGTGGTTGTGAAAGATTTGACCGACGCTTCAAACATCCGCCTCGAAATCCGCCCCGACAACGCATCCGACTTCGCCCAATGGTTTTATTTCCGTCTGCAAGGCGCGGCTTACACGCCCTGCACCATGCATTTTGAAAATGCGGCACAATGCGCTTACCCCGACGGCTGGATCGATTATCAAGCCTGCGCCTCCTACGACCGGCAAAACTGGTTCCGCGTGCCCACCCGCTATGAAAACGGCGTGCTTACCATCGAACACACACCGCTGGCCAACAGCATTTACTACGCCTATTTCGAGCCTTATTCCGGCGAACAACACCTCAACCTGCTCGGCGATGCGCAAGGCAGCGGGCTTTGCCAAATCGAAGATTTGGGCAGCACCGTCGAAGGCCGCGACATTAACCTGCTTACCGTCGGCAATCAGGTTGAAAGCGATTTGAAAGTGTGGATTATCGCGCGCCAGCACCCGGGCGAAACCATGGCCGAATGGTTTATCGAAGGCCTGCTCGCCCGCCTGCTCGACCCGCAAGACCCGACCGCCCGCGCCCTACTTGATCAAGCCACGTTCTACATCGTGCCGAATATGAACCCCGACGGCTCTGCTTTGGGCAACCTGCGCACCAACGCCGCCGGCGCCAACCTCAACCGCGAATGGCTTGAGCCGACGCCGGAAAAAAGCCCGGAAGTGTTTTATGTGCGCCAAAAAATGCATGAAACCGGCGTAGATTTATTCCTCGACATCCACGGCGACGAAGCCATTCCCTATGTTTTTGCTGCAGGCACAGAAGGCGTGCCCAACTACAACGCGCGCATCGCCGGCTTGGAAGACCGCTTCAAAACCGCGCTCAAAGCCGCCAGCCCGGATTTTCAGGATGAATTCGGCTACCCGAAAGACGAACCCGGCCAAGCCAATTTAACGCTCGCCGCCAATTATGTCGGCAACATGTTCAACTGCCTCTCCTACACTTTAGAAATGCCGTTTAAAGACAACAACAATATGCCCGACGACGACTTCGGCTGGAACGGCCAACGCTCCCTGCGCTTGGGCGAAGCGAGCTTATCGGCCGTTTTGGCCGTGTTGCCGCATGTGAGATAAACGTTTTGATAAAAAATGCCTGTCTGAAAAATTTTCAGACAGGCATTTTTCAATCCGGTATCAAGGGATGGTATTGATTTCCTTATGGGCAAACTTCCATCTCATGCCATAGCCCAACACCACGGGAATCACAGCCAAAATGCCTTTGAATGTCCAAGTGGCATACCACGGCTTGCCCACTACGATGGTTTCGTCTGACACACCCGCCGCGATTAAATCGCGTACGGCATACCAATCCAAATACGGCCACCAGCAAGCCACCAGCAAGCCTAAAAATACCGGCCAAATCCAGCTGGTCAAATGGCGCTGCCACAACATGAAAAACACGCCCGCCCAAATCAAGGTTAAGGCGGAAATCAGCAGCGCGGTTTGCGTGGGTGCGCCGAAATAGGAAACGAGAAAGAAAGTGAGCACCACCCAAAGGGCGGCAAGCACGGCCATGATAAGCTCTTCCGGGCGTTTGAACATTTGGAAAATCCTTTGTCGGTTGTCTGTTTGCGGTTTGTTTTTTCGGAATATACCTGAAATCGCAGGGTTTGGATATGCCTGTCTGAAGAGCGGAAGGCCGCGCCGATTAACCCGCCTTCCAAGCTGCCGCATCCTGTTTCAGACAGGCATTCTGATTCACAGCCATTCCTGCAAATCCGCCTTGTCGAGCTGCCAGCGCCATACGCCGCCATCTTCACTGCCCAAGCCGCGCAAAAATAAATAGCGCACGCAAATGGTGTCGAATTCTGCATTTTGCTGCTGCAAATAGCGGGCAACCGCCACGGCATAAATCATGGCTTGCAGATAATAATGGTGCGCCGCCATCGCTTCATCCATCGCTTCCTGCGTATAGGCTTGCTGACCTGCGCCGAGATAATTGGATTTATAGTCAATCACGCAGACATTGCCTTCGCCGTCGATACAGGTCATGTCGATAAAACCGCTGAGAAAACCTTTTACCGTGTCGAAATCCAAATGCTGCGCGGCGGCAATGCAGTCCGGCGGCAATGCGAGATTCGGGCGCGCAAACCATGCTTTCAGCCTGGCCGGGCTGAACTCTTCCACTTTGAGCATAAAATCCATTTCCGGCAAACGGTTGCGTGCGGGCAAATCCGCCAAGGCCAAACGGTTCAACAATTCGGCATGCGCCGCCTTATCCAGCATACCGCATACTGCATCCAGCCATTCCTCACCAAAACTGTAGCGCGCCAGCGTTTCTGCTATTTTCGGCCGCTGTCCGGATGCCGGGCTATTAAACTCGAAATGCTCCAAAAGCTCATGCAAACACACGCCCGCATGGGTTCCGCGCGGAAAATTGTGGATATCGTAAACATCATCTCCCACCATCCCGCTTTCAGACAGGCTTTCTGCCAAACCGCCCTGCGCCAAACCCGCTTCTGCCGCATCTACCGCAGGTTGCAGCTCTTCGCGCTCCGGCACGGCAGCGGCGGATAAATCACGCAGCAAGCCGGTAAAGCTGGTATGCCGGATGTGTTCAAACGTCCGTGCCGGCAGCGTCCAAGCTTGAAACCTGTTTTCAGAATACGCCTGACTTCGGCTGGCAGCGGTTTCTGGCGCGCCCTGCAACCAAGCAATATCGGTATCCTCAGGCGCATTGTCTATCAAACGCTGCCAATTTTGCAGCAGCATCTTTTTTTCTCCCTCCGCATTGTTGGCCTTTTTTTCTGCCGCATACTGAGCTTCTATTTCTGCCCTCGTTGCTTCTTCGCTGCCTGCCAAAAGATAAGAAAACGTGTTTCTGGCACTGCCGTTAAAGTAAGCTGCATAAACGGTAAGCTGCTCTTCGGCACGCGTCATCGCCACATAAAGCAGGCGCAGCCGCTCGCCCAATTCTTCATCAGCCAAAGCGTTTTTGTCTTCGTCGGTCAGATCGAGCGCAGACACCAATTCGCTGCCCGTTTCACGGCTGATAACCTGCCAATCTTGCGTTTTATAATCCGCTGCATCCCACACAAACGGGCAAACCACCACCGGATATTGCAAACCTTTCGAGGCATGAATGGTTACGATTTTCACCAAAGCCTCATCGCTTTCCAACCGCAAAGTTTTGTTTTCACCTGCCTCTTTACCGTTTTGCGCTTCGCTGATTTGCGCTTTCAGCCATTGGTGCAGCGACTCGGGCGATCGGCTCCGTTCGTCTTCTTCGGCCAACAACTCGACAATCTGATGATAATTGGTCAGGCTGCGCTCATTGCGCGCCGACAGCAGGCCGCCTTCCAAATCATAGCGGGCGGCAAACTGCTGCATAGCGGCATAAATGCCGTGTTTCTGCCAAGTAGCCAAAGCGGTTTGCGCGGCGTTTATGTAATCCAGCAGTTGATGCTCGTTTTGGTTCAGCGCATATAATTGCTCCGCCGTTTGGCCGAATAAAACGCTGCCCAACACAAAACGCAACGCCTCGGTTTCCTGAGGACGCAGCCAAAACGCCAACAAAGCCGCCACCGCGCGCGCCTCTTTCTCGGCAAACACGGAATGGCGTTGCAGCAGCACGCTCTGTATGCCGCGCGCTTTGAGAGCCGCGCCGACCATGCTGCCCTCGTTGCGCGTGCGCACCAACACGGCAATGTCGCCGGATTGCAAAGGGCGCGTTTTTAAGCTCAATCCACCCTCGGCCGCCCGATTCAACATGGCGGCAATTTCATCGGCACAATATTCGGCGGCACGGCTGCGCAACACTTCTTTATTCAGTGCCGCTTCATCATCTTCATTCAACCAGCGTACACGCAAGGCATGATCCAAAGGCTTCAGACAGGCATCGGCGCGCGCCGCCGACACATCGGTATAACCGATGCCTTTGAGTACAAAAGGGTGTTTTTTTTGCCGGAAAAACAGGCTGATACTTTTTATCAGCGAGTCGTGGCTGCGGTAGTTTTTCGTTAAAGTATAGTGATGGTCGGCATCTTTCGCCGCTTTCAGATAGGCATGAATGTCCGCCCCCCTAAAGCTGTAAATCGCCTGCTTGGGATCGCCCACCAAAAATAAAGGATTGCCGTGGCGAACAAATGTATTTTGGAAAATGCCGTATTGCAGCGGATCGGTATCTTGAAATTCATCAATCAGCGCTACCCGCCAGGTCTCGGCAACCATCTCGGCCAAAGCACCGCTGTGCGGGCTGTTTTCATCGAGTGCGGCATAAACATCCAGCAGCAAATCGTCATAACCCCGCTCCCGATGTGTTTGCTTGCGCAACGCAACAGCGTCTTTCATGTAGTTCAAAAACTCCAGCTGCAATGCGGCAATAGCAGCTTGCTCGGCAACTTGCCCGGCTTCGATAGCCCGACCTAAATCGGCCAAAAGGCTTAACTTATCAGCACTTTCGTCCAGCGTTTTGCCTTTGTTGACATTGCTTTTTAAAATTTCCAAATCAAATTTCGGCAAATGCTTTTTATACAGCTCTTTTTTTTCAGACAGGCATTGGTTTGCCGCATCCTGCTGCAAAGCTGCAAACAACTCTTGCATACTTTTCAGTGAATATGTTTTTTTATTGATTACAGAATAAACTTGCTCAAATATTGCTTCCAGCTCCGTTAATCCTGCGCACACTTTTGCCCATACTTTTGACAGTTCGGCTTCGCTTTCTGCCAAATCTACCCCGTTTGTCTCATACCGCAACATAGGCCTGCCGATATAAGTGCGCATTTTAGCAAGCACCGATTCTGGCGTGAGATTGTGTTCAAACACCAAACGCGCCATCTCAGAATCATGCGCCACCTGTTCGCGCCAAAAATCCTGTGCCGCCGTTAATAAACGCTCATCACCGTCGGTTTCCAGTTCCATATCAAACGGCACTTGGCAAAAAAATGCGTAATCGCGCAACAAACGCTGGCAAAACCCGTGTATGGTATATATCGCCGCATTATCAAACTGCGAAATCGCCGCTTTCAAGCGCAAAACCAACAGCGCTTTCTGCTCCCGACTTAATGCTTTGTCCAACAGCTCGCGGAGAAAATCGTCAATCAAAGGCTTCTGATCATCCGGCTTTTCCAGCCAGCGGAGCGCTTCATCCAAACGCGAACGCAAACGGGTTTTCAATTCCGCCGTAGCCGCTTTGGTAAACGTTACCACCAGAATACCCTCAACCGACATTTTCTCCAGCAAAACCAATCGGGTAAATAAAGCAGCTATACCAAAAGTTTTGCCTGTACCGGCAGAAGCTTCGATAAGGTTTGTACCTTGAATAGGAATGGCCAGCGGATCAAAAGCGGCGATATGGGATTGCATAAGAAATGAAAAGCAGCTGAATTTGAAAAATAAAATTATATAGTAAATAAACGTAACTTTTGCTAAGGTATTGCTGCGCTTTAGCTCAAAGAGAACGATTTTGCAAGCTGCTGAAGCTGTAACAAAATCAGTCCTGTACTACTGTTGTCCGGTATTGTCGAACTAGATGAATCTTACTTTGGCGCACGACGTATCAGAGGTAAGCGCGGTCGCGGGGCTTCAGGTAAAACCATCGTATTTGGCATACTGAAACGAAATGGCGTGGTCTATACGGAAATTGTTCCCAACGCTTCGAAAGCCTCACTAATCAAGGTCATACGTGGCCGCATATCTGCTGACAGTGAAATCAATACTGACGGCTGGAAAGCATATGACGGTCTTGTCGATATGGGCTATGAGAAGCATTACCGTGTCCATCACGGTTCCAATGAGTTTGCTCGAGGAAAGCAACATATCAATGGTATTGAATCTTTTTGGAGTTATGCTAAGGGGCGTTTGGCTAAATTTCATGGTATTTCCAAAGAAATGTTTTATCTGCATCTCAAAGAAACGGAGTTTAGGTTTAACCACCGGCATGAAGATTTAGGTAAAACATTAATGAAGATGCTTCGAAATAACCCAATTTAATATTTTTGCTTCCTAAGCCCCTAAAATTTTATAATTGGCAATGGAATGGCGTTTTTTTGGAAAGTTGGTTTTCATTTTTGGAAATATAAATTTTTCAGGCAGCCTGAAAGTTTTTTAAAGTAAAAAACACCGCTTTATCAAAAGCGGTGCTTTTGCTTTATTGCCCCTACTGTTTTAGCCAGTCTTGCATCAGCTTGATTTCAGGTTCTTGGGCTTTTATGATGTCTTGAGCGAGCTTTTTCATTTTTTCGTCTTTGCCGAACTGTAATTGCACTTTTGCCATCTCGACCGCCCCTTGATGATGCGGAATCATTGCTTTAGCAAAGGCAACATCAGGGTTTGGCTCATTGATTGCCGCCATCATCGCCTCGTGGTGCGCCTTGTCTGCGGCATAGGCCTTGGCGTGCGGGGCTTGCGGGTTTTGGGTTGCGGTGTCTTTACCCGCCAGCCAAGCGTTCATCAGGTCGATTTCACTTTGTTGCCCATCAATAATCACTTGGGCAAGTTTTCTCATTGTTTCGTCTTTGCCAAATTCAAGCTGTACTTTTGCCATCTCAACTGCTCCGATATGGTGCGGAATCATACCTTTGGCAAAAGCGGTATCAGCATCGGCAAGATTGCCCGCTTTGCTCATCTCATCGCCCATCTTGTTCATCATTGCAAGATAGGCTTGGGTATGGGGCGGAGCATTTTGAGTGTCCATCGCCATAGCAGAGTGGTTCATATGGGCGTGGTTCATATTAGCGTGGTTCACCGCTGCGTGCTCGTTTTGGTTATTTGGGCTGTCGTGGGTGGTTTGGGTGTGGTTATTGTCGCCCACCATCGAGTGCGTCGGCACTTCGTTTTTGCCGTCGGCACAAGCGGTTAAAGTCGCCAAAACAACAGCGGCAGCGACAAGATGTACGGCACGGTTTTTGATGAATGTCATTGGATTCTCCTTGTCAAAATGGGCATTGATAACATTGGGCAAATGACAGATTCGCCCAATGTCCATTTCACTATTTGGTTTTACGATTCACACGCACAGCCGTTGCAAGTGCAGTCATCACAAATGCAGGGCTTGCCGTTTTGGC
This portion of the Neisseria canis genome encodes:
- a CDS encoding class I SAM-dependent methyltransferase, with amino-acid sequence MSDIQSFSNRLGKNIKHYLKWARRNGIEAWRMYDRDIPQFPFAVDVYGERIHLQEYDTGWKMPPEEYEAWLAEVVEAVAFVTGFPETHIHLKRRERQKGTQQYEKTGKAGEDFIVHENGRKFWVNLEKYLDTGLFLDHRNTRKKVGDIAQGKCFLNLFSYTGSFTVYAATGGAASSETVDLSNTYLEWARRNFELNGIDETRHQIIRADVFQYLQTGIREGKRFDLIVMDPPSFSNSKKMLDILDIQRDHVRLIDDAVKLLAPEGILYFSNNLRSFKLDDVLTERYQVKDISAQSVPEDFRNKKIHQCWEIRRR
- a CDS encoding M14 family metallopeptidase; this encodes MLKISTRFDAGAVVVKDLTDASNIRLEIRPDNASDFAQWFYFRLQGAAYTPCTMHFENAAQCAYPDGWIDYQACASYDRQNWFRVPTRYENGVLTIEHTPLANSIYYAYFEPYSGEQHLNLLGDAQGSGLCQIEDLGSTVEGRDINLLTVGNQVESDLKVWIIARQHPGETMAEWFIEGLLARLLDPQDPTARALLDQATFYIVPNMNPDGSALGNLRTNAAGANLNREWLEPTPEKSPEVFYVRQKMHETGVDLFLDIHGDEAIPYVFAAGTEGVPNYNARIAGLEDRFKTALKAASPDFQDEFGYPKDEPGQANLTLAANYVGNMFNCLSYTLEMPFKDNNNMPDDDFGWNGQRSLRLGEASLSAVLAVLPHVR
- the recB gene encoding exodeoxyribonuclease V subunit beta, with the protein product MQSHIAAFDPLAIPIQGTNLIEASAGTGKTFGIAALFTRLVLLEKMSVEGILVVTFTKAATAELKTRLRSRLDEALRWLEKPDDQKPLIDDFLRELLDKALSREQKALLVLRLKAAISQFDNAAIYTIHGFCQRLLRDYAFFCQVPFDMELETDGDERLLTAAQDFWREQVAHDSEMARLVFEHNLTPESVLAKMRTYIGRPMLRYETNGVDLAESEAELSKVWAKVCAGLTELEAIFEQVYSVINKKTYSLKSMQELFAALQQDAANQCLSEKKELYKKHLPKFDLEILKSNVNKGKTLDESADKLSLLADLGRAIEAGQVAEQAAIAALQLEFLNYMKDAVALRKQTHRERGYDDLLLDVYAALDENSPHSGALAEMVAETWRVALIDEFQDTDPLQYGIFQNTFVRHGNPLFLVGDPKQAIYSFRGADIHAYLKAAKDADHHYTLTKNYRSHDSLIKSISLFFRQKKHPFVLKGIGYTDVSAARADACLKPLDHALRVRWLNEDDEAALNKEVLRSRAAEYCADEIAAMLNRAAEGGLSLKTRPLQSGDIAVLVRTRNEGSMVGAALKARGIQSVLLQRHSVFAEKEARAVAALLAFWLRPQETEALRFVLGSVLFGQTAEQLYALNQNEHQLLDYINAAQTALATWQKHGIYAAMQQFAARYDLEGGLLSARNERSLTNYHQIVELLAEEDERSRSPESLHQWLKAQISEAQNGKEAGENKTLRLESDEALVKIVTIHASKGLQYPVVVCPFVWDAADYKTQDWQVISRETGSELVSALDLTDEDKNALADEELGERLRLLYVAMTRAEEQLTVYAAYFNGSARNTFSYLLAGSEEATRAEIEAQYAAEKKANNAEGEKKMLLQNWQRLIDNAPEDTDIAWLQGAPETAASRSQAYSENRFQAWTLPARTFEHIRHTSFTGLLRDLSAAAVPEREELQPAVDAAEAGLAQGGLAESLSESGMVGDDVYDIHNFPRGTHAGVCLHELLEHFEFNSPASGQRPKIAETLARYSFGEEWLDAVCGMLDKAAHAELLNRLALADLPARNRLPEMDFMLKVEEFSPARLKAWFARPNLALPPDCIAAAQHLDFDTVKGFLSGFIDMTCIDGEGNVCVIDYKSNYLGAGQQAYTQEAMDEAMAAHHYYLQAMIYAVAVARYLQQQNAEFDTICVRYLFLRGLGSEDGGVWRWQLDKADLQEWL
- the copM gene encoding CopM family metallochaperone, translated to MTFIKNRAVHLVAAAVVLATLTACADGKNEVPTHSMVGDNNHTQTTHDSPNNQNEHAAVNHANMNHAHMNHSAMAMDTQNAPPHTQAYLAMMNKMGDEMSKAGNLADADTAFAKGMIPHHIGAVEMAKVQLEFGKDETMRKLAQVIIDGQQSEIDLMNAWLAGKDTATQNPQAPHAKAYAADKAHHEAMMAAINEPNPDVAFAKAMIPHHQGAVEMAKVQLQFGKDEKMKKLAQDIIKAQEPEIKLMQDWLKQ